The following nucleotide sequence is from Fusarium graminearum PH-1 chromosome 1, whole genome shotgun sequence.
TCCTACCAAGTTGTTCTCGCCAGTGGAGACATTGTCACTGCAGacgacaagaccaacaccgACTTATTCAGAGTTCTCAAGGGTGGCTCCAACAACTTTGGCATCGTCACAAACTTTACCATGAAAGCCATTAAAAACGGTCGCGTATGGGGTGGAATGGCTATGTTCCCCAACCAAGCTATTCCTGAAGTCATCGAAACCCTCTACGAGTTCACAGAAAATGTGGCCGATGACGTTTACAATAACCTTGTTACTGTCTTTCAATACTTGCCCGACCTGGGGGAAATCAGTTCAGCCTCTGTTTATGCCAACATGAAAGGTATTGAAAGACCTGCAGCCTACAAAAAGTGGCTTGCCCTACCCGAGATTTCTACTCGTGTTAAAAATACAACTGTCGCAGAAATTGCTTCTGATTATAATCTTCCCCCCAATTACTAGTGAGTTGACTCGTCGTCAAACAACTTATTATTGATACTAACGTCTTGCAGTAACACCTGGTTTACCTGTTGCTTCAAAAATGATATCCGAATCATTACCAAAGCTTCAGACCTGCATACCAAACTAGTGGAGGAACTCAAAGAATTTATCCCTGATGGCAATTTCATCACCCAGTGCATATACCAACCTCTGCCAACCATCTTTGGCGAACGTAGCGTCGAAGCTGGTGGCAACGTCATGGGTGTTGAGCGCCATCAACACAACGGAATCTTATTCTTAGCCAGCGCTATGGTTCGTACATCCGAGCAGGAGGCCTTTGCTCGACCAAAAGTTGAGGCTTGGGTTAAAGAATTGCGTGAGTTTGCTGCCACTATCGAGGGAGGAAACCTGGAGTGGATATATCTGAATTACGCAGATAAGAGTCAGAATCCTCTTGGAAGTTACGGACCTGAGAATATcaggaagatgaaggatgcGGCAGCGAAGTACGACCCTAATCAGGTATTCCAGAAACTGGTACCTGGAGGATTCAAGATTTCTAATGTGAAAGACGTATGAATGTGATGGAATTAAACTCGAATTTGAGCATGGATATCTTTAGCTACTTAGTTAATTCCTATATATCAGAAGGAATATTTGCAACATCATCTGCTAGTATCTACCACATAGCGGCCAGCAATGTTTCCTgcaatcatcatgtcgtaAACCTTCTGAAGCTCTGATAGTCCGACAATTCTAAAAGTTTAAGTCAGTGACAGGTAATATCTTGATATGAGAAAAACTTACTTGTATGGCGCATGGATCAGGCCCTGTCTGTAAAACTCGATGGCCTCGGCGGCATCTTGGCGGTTTCCCACGTAGCTGCCCTTGATACTGATTTCCCTTTCATCCTTTGTTAGTTATTCCAGACATAAATACAGGCGCCTTACTCACCTAACAACTGTGTCGAACACAGGGGCCTTGACAAATGCATTGGCTGGTAATCCAACACAGACGATTGTGCCTTTGCTCTTGACGTACTGGCTAGCCTGCTGAAAAGGCTTCTCACTCGCAGCCAAAAGCAGAACTGCATCCGGTCCCAAGCCTCTAGTGGCATTCTTGATCTCCCCTACAATGTCCGCAGAGGTTTTGAAGTCGATAAAAGTATCAGCGCCGAGTTCAGTGCAAAccttgcgcttctcttcACCCCCATCAAGAGCTGTTACGTGCAGCCCCATAGCCTTGGCATACTGAATTGcaaaaacaccaagacctcCACCTGCGCCGGCGATGACTACACTCTGCCCTGGGCGAACGTTGGAGGACTTGAGGGCTTTGTAAACGGTTAGTCCAGCACACAGAATAGGCGCTACCCCGGCGAGATCGCAGTCCTTGGGAATACGCGCCACATGCGCAGCTTTGCCGACAGCATATTGCTGGAATGATCCGTCAACTGTATAGCCAGAAAGCGATGCATGGGAACAAAGAGATTCGTTGGACTGGCGACATTGTTCGCAGCTCATGCATGAGCCATGAAGCCACTTGAGACCTACATGGTCGCCTATTTCGACGTCTTTGACAAGCTCTCCTCGTGCTACTACCACGCCTGCACCTTCATGCCCCCCGACTAGAGGCATTTTGGAGGCAAGTGGCCAGTCGCCGTTGACCGCGTGAAGATCCGTATGACAAACACCACTGTacttgatgttgatcaagacTTCGTCTGATGCTGGTGTAGGAACTGGGATCTTTTTATACTGAACAGCTGAAATAGTTGGTAAGCTTTATTCAATGAGCGTGGAAGTAATGGCTTACCTCCCCCAGTCTTTTCCAAAACCTGTGCCCACTGCTCAGTAGGGATTGAGCTTGTTGTAGTGGCATAGGCTGCACCTTTTCtggtgttgaagtttgtAGCAATattgctggtgctgccaCGACTTTTCGAGCTATGACAAGCACATGCTTGACAGCCAGAAGATACGCAGCCCGTACAAGGCGTTTtttgtgttgaagaaaagctCCGGCGGCTTGTCTGaattgttgctgctgctaggCGCGCAACAAGTGCTGTGTTTGGAGTAGCCAGCCTTGCTGGTCGAAGAATGCTAGTTCGTATCATATTACTTGAAGATAGCATTTTGGGTTTACTAAAGAATATAAAATCGGGTATTTGATGATAATGAAGAATTCCAAATGTATGAGTCAATGCTTCATAAACGAGCGACCTCGCTCAACTTATAATACAAAATCAGATATCAGCCCATTCAGCTAATTCTATGGTGACATGGAAGAGGAGTCCATTATCATTTATCAGGTCATGTCAAATCACAGGAACTTTAAATACCGGAACAATGGAACTACAAAGGCGTAAGCTGATGAGCCATGCTTGAATGGATGGTTATCCGCGGAGATGCGGCAAAGCCAGCTGACCCCGTGGGGTCGATAGTCGCTTTTTACCCTGGCCAACACAGTCTCGTGCTTGCTTCCACGACAGGCTTTGGAAATGAGCCGATTTGGGGCACAATGTTGTAATAATGGGTTTCAATTCCATCACTGGGCCACGAGTTGACAGACTTACTTTTGCCCGCAAACAAACAGCCGGTAAGAATATTGACTATAACAAGATGGTGACACAACCCCACGAGTGAGAATTGAGGTGTTTAAAAGACCTATTGACGCTCTCGATCTCTTGCAGCGCAgcaaaaggcaaagcaatTATCCTCTTGATCCGCACCAATATCCGAAACTCGAAACTGATGATTTGGACGTCATTGGGGTTACAGCAACCCttttggaagaagagactgCATCAAAAATCAATTACAAGTGTTTAAAACGCATGAAACTTTACGGTGGTTGAGGTATTTCCCTGATTGTTGGTGACTGGAACTATGAGTCCGAGGAGGGAACAGCCCATCAAACATCACGAGATTTGACATTCATGTCACGCGAGGTTATTGGTTCGACCAACAAGAGCCATACAATTTTTGATCGACTCTCCGAGAATCGGCGATATGCCTTCTGGTGTAGTTCCTGACTAATGTTATGATTTTGAGAATATTCCGGTTGCGTTACAGTAACAAGACTGGAACAATGGACTGAACGGCAGCTAATAGAAATCGTGGCCGCTACTCTGGTAAGCATAGAGCAGAACACAGCCAAGATGTTATTTCTTGTCTATCTATGATACATTAACAGAATAAACACAGAAAAAATAGCCATCACAATTGAAAACTCGATCGTTATCCGAAATACCAAGTTGAGTTACTACAATCACACAGCCAGTTCGAGAGACCAAGAGTTGGGCTGCGCATGGATTTATATCACAACCTGATACTCTTGAGCTTTCTTTATTTCAGGGACAATATAATTTATTCCTCCTATACTCTGCATGATGAGCCTCTTACTAGACTTTTCTAtgcaggctgctgctgtcctcAACCATTTTGGCTACATACAGCCACAGTCCGCGCAAGCTGTAGATGTATCGGTTGTATGGACACGAACAAATATCAATTGTGATCACAGAAATAACTCAGACATCAAGATAAACGTCATCACTGTAACTAGGCATATCAGCCGCGATATAAATAAATCAAACAAACATTGATACACCCAGGGTATTGGGTGAAACGTGCATATTCTGAGGTTGGTTAGTTCATTTTTAGGCATAAAACGTGTTTATGGTTTTCAATCCATGGGGAAAAAGAATACGAAAGACGTCATAGCTAGTTGCATCTCCCCAGGCTAGCCAATGGATATATAAATGTATTAATAACAAAATAAAACCAGGCAGAAGTTATTACATGAGAACGCCTTGTCCAGATGACCGTGGCGCAGCTGCCATGTATACGAAAGCCCCATGTCAAATGTGTAAAAATAGCCGCCTGACTAAGCCATCAACTTACACGGTCTAGGCTCCATCGttatgtcttcttcatctggacGCGTATCACTTTTTTGCTCTTATTATATTTATCGACGATAATCTGTGTTTGGGAAACGACATATTTCATTCTGGAGCGTCATGGCTGAAATTGTGAATGTAAAGGATGCTGCCTCCCGGCTTGCACAATTCGCCGATGAAGCTGTCAGtttctttcaacaacttAATTCCTCCAACAAGGATATTATAAAACGACTCGAACAGTGGGAAAGCTTATCGAGATTAGCGAATGAGGTCGAGTCAGTTCCCTCCACCGACAGCAACGACACTGAGAAGCAACTCGAATTTACAACACAAATCTTGCTCCACTGCTCTGAgatcaccaaagacattcTGACTGGATTTGACTGGCGCGAATTCACTTTGGACGATCCGGGGCTAGTGACCGTGTATGATCGTCTTAATGGAAAGAGAGTCAAAACCCTTTTTGAAGATCTGGAACGAGAACAGTTATGTCTGGTGGCCTTCCGAGAGTCAGAGTGCGTTATAAATAAGTCTATTAATGAACCGAGCTGACAATTTGATAGGTTCAAGACATTATCATGTGTTCCCAAATTTACAAATCAACCAGAGTATTCAGATTCTTTCAAAGAGCGCGAAAAGGAACTTTTACACTATTTATTTGTTACCGACCCACGACAGGATCTTGCATCGCTTGAGTCAGCAAAGGGTCATGTTACAGAAGGAACTTGTGCCTGGATCACAGAAATTCCCGACTTCCGTTATTGGCTCTTGCCCCCCAGCAAGTGCAAAGGTCTTATTAttcaaggaagtcaaggcACAGGAAAGACTATGCTATCCAGTTACATAGCTGGCCAACTCGAGCGACTATCGGGACATACTCCCGATGAAACCGTGCTATACTTCTTTTGCAACCAGGGCAATATTTACAAAAACTCTGCTACGGCTGTTCTTCGTGGACTTATATGGCAACTATGCAAACTAAGACCGCAGCTCATACACCATGGGCTTGGTAAGATTCGAGCTCACGGAAGCGACCGCATAGCCTTGGCAAAAAACATGGTCGAAATCCTTTGGCAAATCTTTATTGCCATGCTTCGCGACCCAGCCGCAGGAGCTATCACTTGCATTCTCGATGGAATCGACGAGTGTGATGTATCATCGATCAGAGGTTTGACGGATCGGTTTTCTGAACTTTTAACCTCGCCCAAATCCCCTCAGAACTTTCGACTCCTCATGACTTGTCTCTCGGCACCTGTCCAGATAAAGCACAAGGATACTTTCTCAATACTATCTCTCGATTCAGAGCTGCAAGAAAATAATGCCTGCGATGTCCAGCTCTATATAAACACGAGCCTCAAGGAGATCGCACAAGACAACGAGTGGCCTTTGCAACTCCACAGCAAAGTGGAAACAGCTCTCGCATCACGACCCAACCAGTCGTTTCATTGGGCAAGCTTGGTATTATCTGACCTCCGATACAAATCTCAACTTCAGATACCCTTGCACATTAGGTGTCTAAGTAATAGTTTTGAAACTATTTACGGCAACATTTTGCAAGAGATCTCAGTCGAACACAGAAAACGGGTGCGATTATTGTTCAGTTGGTTATTGCTTGCATACCATCCTCTCACTATTGAAGAGCTAAATGCCTTGATCGGAGATCAAAATTCCGACTCAGAGACCAGTATCGAAGATCTAAAGGCCTGTATCAGAGTCTGCAGATCCCTTGTCGTCATTAGACcagagacgaagaagctgGGTTTGGAGTACGAGACAATGCAGACTATCCAACTATCTCAACGCTCAGTTCGAGACTTTCTTCATCGTTACATGACAGCAGAAAGGGCCGGTCCTGGTGCCTTTCAGATACACACTGATAAAGACCACGAGTCTATTTCGTCGCGATGTTTGGATTTGATGGAAGAGTTGCTCCCAATCTGGTCGGAGGATAACACAGACGAGAGATCCGATCTAGTGCTTCCTTATGCAACCCGGTTCTGGTTTCGACATCTCGGAGAGTGCCCTCAGCTACTCCAAGACGACAAAATAGCAGCAAAAGCTATGTCGTTCCTGACGCAGGACCATGTTAGTCGAGGATTGTGGTTCACATACCTGTCGAAGTTCAAGGACACACGAGAATATATCAAAAGGCAATGGACTGCGAGAAAGCATGGTCACCACTTTCCTACAGTCAACGGACTTGGAGAAATTACCAATGTCATCATGGTCGAGCAGCCAAAGGATTTAATTTCAGCAGAAAGACTCAGCGCTTTACAATTGGCTTCGCTTCTTGGCATGATACCAATTGTTCGAAAAATCATCGACACCACAAATCTGGCAAGATATCTGAGACAGACCAACATTCGATCTTCACTATATAGCGTCTATTTCACGCATCCCAGAAGCAGGACTCGTATATCAGAAACCCAGGAGGGACAGCCGATATTAGCTACTGCGGAACTTGTCGCGATGACTCCCCTCGAGTTAGCCGTGTTTGAAGGACACAGGGAGGTTGTATCTCTTTTATTGGACAGTCATCCACATTCTAGCATGCGACCGGACTCGAATTTTGCTCTGGAGACGGCCATCAGTCAATGTGACAGAGAGATGGTGAAGTTGCTGATGGGAGCTGGAGCGTCAAAGCTGAAGGCCTCTAAGAATTTCGATGGGCCTATTGGTActgccatggccaacaaccGCTTAGACGTGGTCAGGTTCCTTTGCAACTCGGATAACAACATCTGGGAACGAGAAGATTCGAAACGGGATGAGATTACATATGCTTTACTGCACCTGGCCAACGATGCGACACCATATCCTCACGATGAACCCAGGTTTGAGGAATATGCAAGAGTTCTGCTTCAGGGCAATGCTTCACCAAATGGTACTGTCTCTTGCCGTGAAGGTCACAGTCTCAGACATTTGAAATATGGAGTCCTGCAGTTGCTACACAGTCGTGGAATCACCCTCCAAGCCCTGGGTCCATTTCCAGACGAACAAACACCTTTGATGCTCGCTATCTCATCGATGCATCTGAGTTGCGATGGGGTCGATCCAACAGAAATCGTCCAATTTCTTTTGGACTCAGGCGCCTCCGTTAACCAAACAGACCGAAAAGGATGGAGTGCTTTACACCATGTCGCTAACCAGATTGCGTTGGGAAGAGCAAAGAAGGCCTGGGAAGATATGCACGATGGCGAAGAGTACAGGCTATATGCCATTGCTGGTCTTTTGATCGAAGCTGGTATCAATCAGGATTTAGAGGATAGGGAAAAGCGCAAGGCGGCTGATATACTCGAGATTGTGGGCGCTCCGGTATGGAAGCGGGATAACTCATGGTATGAACGATTAATGAGAAGTGAACCTACGAGAAGGATGTCTTTAGAATAGATATGGCGTATTGTAAAGTTACTTAATGTCTAATATGATAATGCCTTGCATTTTGATCATGCATTGAGTTTGAGCTATCACATCATGTTACTTGCTTGAAAAAGTGCATATAGTTTTTATTTCTGGCCTTCGTCATCGGCCTTAAAAGAAAACACAATCgatgataagaagaaaaCACACAAAGTCGATTTGGCAGCGCTAATGTCGATCTGTATTTCCTATCAGCCCTGAACTAACCTAGCGCTTTGATTGACAGCGGTTGATTCGTGTCTTTGCTTTTAGCGCTCAGGGGTAAACATGCTTGTTTTTTCCATGATTTATCACGATCAGCAGAAAACAAGAAAATAAACGTCTTAGTTGCAGCGCCAAGTTCAATAGTTTGTTGTTAGTTTCGTGCTAGGACTCAGCTCAACCAACACTTATTTCAAAAGGATCATCACTGCATAAGTTGTCTACGTATATAATGGAGAATACTGCCTGTATTGTTTACATGTCTGTTGGGAATTTTAATAGAGAACAGTTTGTCGCTCGTTTTTGCACATTACATTCGTTATAATGGtttcatcaagactcttcacTGGCTTCATTGCCCTCGCTTCTTTCCACGCTGTCAACGCTGGAGCATGCCGTCCTAGATCCAGTACTGCAATTGTATCTGGAACTGACATCACTCTCACAACCGCCGAGACCTCATTCCAAACATCCATTGAGACTGAGACATCTTCAGTCACTGCCCAAGAGACAACCACCCTCGAAACCACCTTCTCGTTCACATCTGTCGAGACATCAGTTGAGACATCTTTCGTAACAGAGGATGATCTGACTACCACTCTCGAGAGCACACAAGACCTCGACTTCACAACCGACATCACCTCTTTCATCACCCTCCCTGCTGAGACCACAACGAGCGAACTCCCTGCAACTACTTCCGGTTTCGTTCCTGCCGATCTTTTCCCATGCGAGTCGGCGGAGAGCTGCAGCGCTGTCGAGTTTTGCGATCAAACTAGGTGTGGATGCGTTGACGGTTTCTGCAAGCTTATTGACATCGATATTGATGTCCCAATCCGACGACGACGTCTTCATTAATCGAGTTCATCACGACTTCTTGAGACACACGAGCTTCTTGGTATATCGTCCCAGTTGCGATAAACCGATGCTATGTGCGAGGGATTATATTATGCATAGACAATACTTCCTCTAGAGTATATAATAGATTATCAGAACCATAACATTGGGTAGATACAATGTCCTATGATGCTGTCAATGCATATTCCGGCAATAGATAATTTGTAAATCATACATCCCCATCCTCCGCTACAAAGCCTTAGAAGCCAGTAATTTGCCAGTGTTCAAGCATACAGGCGTTTCTTCGCCGCCTTGAAACCTCGATTTTCATGACCATTGTCGTCTGCAAGCGCAACGTAACCGATATCCTTGTCAGGCTGAACATCTCGGATCTTCAAGCGCCTATTCTTTAACAAGGTCGCACGCTCATCACCACAATAGGTGCTTCCGCCTGCCGGGACATTAATATGAACAGAGTCTCGTGTCAAAGCTGAGATGCTCGTGAGAAAGTCTGGAGCTCTTGTTACAAGGCTGAGCGAAACTGTGGCCAGAAGACTGATTCCCATGAGAATAAGAGAAACGATGTAGATTGCCATCCACGCTTTTTGCACCTGGTACCGCTCCTCACTTGTTATAAAATCTCCAGTCGTATTTGTATACTGGGTTACATAAACTCCAGGCATAGAATTCTCCAACTCTGTCATATTAACTTTTCCAAAGGATAGAACAGCGGGTGCAAAGTACGAAACACGCATGGCCGTATTAATGACCAGAGCAAGCCTCTGGGCAAAGACCTTGAGAGAAAGTCTGGTGAATTCGGTCGTAACAGCATAGCCACCTATACTGTCGTCACCCATACCGAGCGCTGGATCTGCGAGATAGTTCTCAAAGGGTGACTTATCTCCAAAATGGAAGGACTGAGCCAACCAGGGCAGGGCAGATATAAAGGCTCCTGGTGCCGTCCCGCGATCGGCTGTCATATTGGTGTTTGGGACAGAGACGCCATAGCCGCGTGAGTGACGGACACCTAAGGCTTGGCAGACCATTGTCTCAAAAGCACGAGGTCTGTCACACTTTatgtcgacatcaacatATACATTGCTCATATCACATATCGTAGAGTTGTTTCTGGTGCCGAAGACCAAGGTGCCGCGCTCAACTGGTCCCATACTGTATCTATCTTCgcttgagaagttgaagctaGTGTTATTTTCTGATATACCATTCGGTATGTCCATGTAAGTATGCGACGTGCCACTATCAAGCTCCGTCACCGGCTCCTCCACGATACTTACGTTCATAGTTTCGTGCGAGCGCAGCCCATTAGGAATTCGAGAAAGCCACTCTGACGTATTGAACCAGGGGGAGCACTGAGAATTGGGAATGATCAGTTAGTGGGCTCATAACAATTATTAAGATGCATTTACCTCCAGAGACATATAACTCGCTGATATTTGTAGCGTGAAGTTGCCAGCAAAGTTTGAAGGTATACCTCGAATAGGGATTCCGATCAAGGACTCATATGTCGCTAGCTGGCCAGGGGGTACCTTGACCCAATTATAAGGATCCGAGTTATTGTAACCAGGCAACTGCGTGATCTCGGGTACACGAACATTCCCCCAGAGATCAACCTTGGCATCTTTACTAGCTACTTCCACGCCCCCAAGCTGTTGGATGACAGCGTTAAATCTTTCACTGGACCCATTGGAGGCTTGTGCAAGTGCATTGGGCGCAGAAAGCGCAGCGCCAAACATGGGTATTATCCTTCCCAGCTGGTGGCCCCTATTAGAAGCGCTCTCCCAAAGACCGTAGTTGAGTGGCGGTCCAATATCTGCCGCTGGGATGTATGAAACTTTGTGTTCCTGTGAACTGATGTGAGATTTAGTGCGGACGGTTCTGAGAACGGCCTGACCGCCTAAGGGGCTGAACGTCCAGAGAACGAAGAGTACTAGTGTCCATACAGACAGCATCCGAAGCACAAAAGCGGTTTTGATGGTATTGATAAGGGTCTGGCTTCCTAACAGAATTGCAAGTGTCTTTATCACGCAACGTCAGTGGGATATCGAAATGCGTAGCAACCATTACACTCACACCAAGTTCTGTGCCTTGCTCGGCTCGAAATAAGGCGACGGTACGAACTAGAGCGCCCAGGATAGCTGCCAAGGCGATGGGCCATAAGGTCGATGCGAGCCCTATAGCTTCAAGTACCGCATCACCATGTGGAGAAATCGGCTTATCGTCTAATCCGTGAATAAAGGATGCAAGTACTCAATAATTGTTAGCGGCAAAGCAAGGGAAGCAATGATAAAATGAGATGCTAACCAATGAAGGGTACCCATATCAAGACTAGTGGAAAGAGCCAAACGACCTTCCATC
It contains:
- a CDS encoding alcohol dehydrogenase 1, translating into MLSSSNMIRTSILRPARLATPNTALVARLAAATIQTSRRSFSSTQKTPCTGCVSSGCQACACHSSKSRGSTSNIATNFNTRKGAAYATTTSSIPTEQWAQVLEKTGGAVQYKKIPVPTPASDEVLINIKYSGVCHTDLHAVNGDWPLASKMPLVGGHEGAGVVVARGELVKDVEIGDHVGLKWLHGSCMSCEQCRQSNESLCSHASLSGYTVDGSFQQYAVGKAAHVARIPKDCDLAGVAPILCAGLTVYKALKSSNVRPGQSVVIAGAGGGLGVFAIQYAKAMGLHVTALDGGEEKRKVCTELGADTFIDFKTSADIVGEIKNATRGLGPDAVLLLAASEKPFQQASQYVKSKGTIVCVGLPANAFVKAPVFDTVVREISIKGSYVGNRQDAAEAIEFYRQGLIHAPYKIVGLSELQKVYDMMIAGNIAGRYVVDTSR